Proteins from one Entomospira culicis genomic window:
- the rplJ gene encoding 50S ribosomal protein L10, with amino-acid sequence MERKIQPKKIEAAKKLVQEIGGAKDLFFTEYQGLTVKQLTTLRKELRTHDATYAVVKNSMVRAAFRELGKSDLDKYFVGTSAIMFTHGEESGPAAKALTTFAKENKALVVKGGYVGGEEYDANAVISYSQLPTRIDLIAMLARTLNEPVAQFARALQAVADQKEA; translated from the coding sequence ATGGAAAGAAAGATTCAACCCAAAAAAATTGAAGCGGCAAAGAAGTTGGTTCAAGAGATCGGTGGAGCAAAGGATCTCTTTTTTACCGAGTATCAAGGTTTGACGGTAAAGCAATTAACCACGCTTCGTAAAGAGCTTCGCACTCATGATGCAACGTATGCTGTTGTAAAGAATAGCATGGTGCGGGCGGCCTTTAGAGAGCTTGGTAAGTCTGACTTAGATAAGTACTTTGTCGGCACCAGTGCTATCATGTTTACCCATGGTGAGGAGTCTGGTCCTGCCGCTAAGGCGCTTACCACGTTTGCCAAGGAGAACAAGGCTTTGGTGGTGAAGGGTGGTTATGTGGGTGGCGAGGAGTATGATGCTAATGCAGTTATCAGTTACAGTCAGCTACCTACTCGTATCGACCTTATTGCGATGTTGGCGCGCACGCTTAACGAGCCTGTGGCACAATTTGCCCGTGCTTTGCAAGCGGTTGCTGATCAAAAAGAGGCTTAA
- the rpoB gene encoding DNA-directed RNA polymerase subunit beta yields MFVRKRDQERKVVGEQYEEVVQFPNLIDIQFASYERFLQLEALSQNKPLKRQGLQDVFESTFPIESPNGEFILEYHGYTIDLNAIKFSEVECKQKGVSYEAPLKAKINLVFQNTGEIRQKDIYMGDVPLMTDRGTFIINGAERVVVSQIHRSPGVIFSYEKGIFSSRIIPYRGSWLEFEVDPKKNLIFTKIDRKKRILGTLFLRALGFESREEILNLFYKTEEMDLVDDVDLKNTLLGRYLAKPVFVLNEDGTQRRLFRAGDRIYLHELDAMLHAGVKSVELIDFIVPGSVNSDIILKCFEWEDSRDYGDKDDAPNKEDALTAVYDVLMPGEPMTVENAEKDLHSTFFSSRRYDLGSVGRYKINKKFGYENPDHENTVLTKEDIAATMRYLMKVYTDAEQIDDIDHLGNRRVRSVGELLTNAMKSAFSRMERNVKERMSIKEVESLKPQDIISIKPIVSAIKEFFGSSQLSQFMDQCNPLGELTHKRRLNALGPGGLTRDRAGFEVRDVHYTHYGRMCPIETPEGPNIGLIMSLANYARVNEYGFLESPYRKVVKGKVTKEVEYLSAIDEERYLIAQAGAPIDEQGRFLEEQVAVRKAGDYTTSSAPEISYMDVSPKQIISTAASLIPFLEHDDANRALMGCNMQRQAVPLLFPEAPLVGTGMEMKAAYDSGVLLKAKHAGEVIYSSSVVVKVRRDEDPSIIDEYPLTKFQRTNQDTCFNQTMLARKGDKVAKGDILVDGPAIQNGELALGRNLLVGFVPWMGYNYEDAVLISQRVIKEDHYTSVHISEFITEVRETKLGPEKITKDIPNTNERALAQLSEEGIVRVGALVQSGSILVGKVTPKNDADTTPEFKLLNSIFGEKAKEVRDSSLKLPHGVEGTVVDVQRLKRSAGDELDPGVEEVVKVLIATKRKLRVGDKMAGRHGNKGVVARIVPESDMPYMADGTPLDICLNPLGVPSRMNIGQIMETALGMVAAKRGEHYATPVFQSPSNDFIDEELAKLGIDQGCTMTLYDGLTGEPLRNPVFVGYMYYLKLHHLVDDKMHARSTGPYSLVTQQPLGGKAQFGGQRLGEMEVWALEAYGAANTLQELLTVKSDDMNGRAKIYEAIVKGEPTNPAGIPEAFNVMVQELRGLALNLSLSDARGNPVPLTERDEELLSKRGESGAFNK; encoded by the coding sequence ATGTTTGTTCGAAAAAGAGACCAAGAAAGGAAAGTTGTGGGGGAACAGTATGAAGAAGTCGTACAATTCCCTAATTTAATCGATATTCAATTTGCAAGCTACGAGCGTTTTTTACAGCTAGAGGCTCTCTCGCAGAATAAACCGCTTAAGCGACAGGGTTTGCAGGATGTCTTTGAGTCTACCTTTCCTATTGAGAGTCCTAATGGTGAATTCATTTTGGAGTATCACGGTTATACTATTGATCTTAATGCAATCAAATTTTCAGAGGTTGAGTGTAAGCAGAAGGGGGTCTCTTATGAGGCGCCATTAAAAGCAAAGATTAACTTGGTCTTTCAGAACACTGGTGAAATCCGCCAAAAAGATATCTACATGGGCGATGTTCCTCTCATGACCGATCGCGGGACTTTTATCATTAATGGTGCCGAGCGTGTTGTTGTCTCACAGATTCACCGCTCACCAGGTGTTATTTTTAGTTATGAGAAGGGTATTTTTTCCAGCCGAATTATTCCTTACCGTGGAAGTTGGTTGGAGTTTGAAGTTGATCCTAAGAAAAATTTAATATTTACCAAAATAGATCGTAAAAAACGTATCCTCGGTACGCTCTTTTTACGCGCACTTGGCTTTGAGAGTCGTGAAGAGATTCTTAATCTTTTTTACAAAACCGAAGAGATGGATCTCGTTGATGATGTCGATCTGAAAAACACTTTACTAGGGCGCTACTTAGCAAAGCCGGTCTTTGTCCTTAATGAAGATGGCACCCAGCGCCGTCTCTTTCGCGCAGGTGATCGTATCTATCTACACGAACTGGATGCGATGTTGCATGCGGGAGTCAAGAGCGTTGAGCTGATTGACTTTATTGTCCCTGGCAGTGTGAATAGCGACATTATTTTGAAGTGTTTTGAGTGGGAAGATAGTCGTGATTATGGCGATAAGGATGATGCACCTAATAAGGAGGATGCGCTTACGGCGGTGTATGATGTCTTGATGCCAGGAGAGCCGATGACGGTGGAGAATGCCGAGAAGGATTTACACTCGACGTTCTTTAGTAGCCGACGCTACGATTTAGGTTCGGTCGGACGCTATAAGATTAATAAAAAGTTTGGTTATGAAAATCCTGATCACGAGAATACGGTTTTGACCAAAGAGGATATCGCTGCGACCATGCGCTATCTGATGAAGGTATACACCGATGCCGAGCAGATTGACGATATCGACCACTTGGGGAATCGACGCGTGCGTAGTGTGGGTGAGTTGCTTACCAACGCGATGAAGAGCGCCTTTAGCCGTATGGAGCGCAATGTTAAAGAGCGCATGAGCATTAAAGAGGTGGAGTCGCTTAAGCCACAGGATATTATCAGCATTAAGCCCATTGTCTCGGCGATTAAGGAATTTTTTGGCTCGAGTCAGCTCTCGCAGTTTATGGATCAGTGTAACCCTTTAGGAGAGTTGACCCATAAGCGTCGTCTTAACGCTTTAGGACCCGGTGGTCTTACCCGCGATCGGGCTGGTTTTGAGGTGCGCGACGTTCATTATACGCATTATGGGCGCATGTGTCCTATTGAGACGCCTGAAGGTCCAAACATCGGTTTGATTATGAGTTTGGCAAATTATGCGCGTGTTAATGAGTATGGCTTTTTGGAGAGTCCTTATCGAAAGGTGGTGAAGGGTAAGGTTACCAAAGAGGTGGAGTATCTCTCGGCGATTGACGAAGAGCGATATCTTATTGCGCAGGCCGGTGCTCCTATCGACGAACAAGGACGATTTTTAGAAGAGCAAGTTGCTGTGCGCAAGGCGGGCGACTACACGACTAGTTCGGCTCCTGAGATCTCTTATATGGATGTTTCGCCCAAACAGATTATCTCCACGGCCGCCTCGTTGATTCCATTTTTGGAGCACGATGATGCGAACCGCGCGCTGATGGGTTGTAACATGCAACGTCAGGCTGTTCCGCTTCTCTTCCCCGAGGCGCCACTGGTGGGTACGGGTATGGAGATGAAGGCTGCCTATGATTCGGGTGTATTGCTCAAGGCCAAGCATGCAGGTGAGGTGATTTACTCTTCGAGCGTGGTGGTTAAGGTACGTCGTGATGAGGATCCTTCCATTATCGATGAGTACCCCTTAACTAAGTTTCAACGTACCAACCAAGATACCTGTTTCAATCAAACTATGTTAGCCAGAAAGGGCGATAAGGTTGCCAAGGGTGATATTTTGGTGGATGGGCCTGCAATCCAGAATGGTGAGCTTGCCTTGGGTCGAAACCTTTTGGTGGGTTTTGTGCCTTGGATGGGCTATAACTATGAGGATGCGGTTTTAATTAGCCAACGGGTGATCAAAGAAGATCACTATACGTCGGTGCATATTAGCGAATTTATCACCGAAGTTCGGGAGACAAAGCTTGGGCCTGAGAAGATCACTAAGGATATCCCCAATACCAACGAGCGTGCCTTAGCCCAGTTGAGCGAAGAGGGTATTGTGCGGGTGGGTGCGTTGGTGCAATCGGGATCGATTTTGGTGGGAAAAGTTACGCCTAAAAATGACGCCGATACTACTCCTGAATTTAAGTTACTCAACTCGATCTTTGGCGAGAAGGCCAAGGAGGTACGCGACTCTAGTTTGAAGCTTCCTCATGGTGTGGAGGGTACGGTTGTCGATGTTCAGCGCCTAAAGCGCTCGGCAGGTGATGAGTTGGATCCGGGAGTAGAAGAGGTGGTTAAGGTGCTTATCGCTACCAAGCGCAAGTTGCGTGTGGGTGATAAGATGGCGGGTCGTCACGGAAACAAGGGTGTTGTCGCGCGCATTGTTCCTGAGTCGGATATGCCATACATGGCCGATGGTACGCCGTTAGATATCTGTTTAAATCCGTTGGGCGTGCCTAGCCGTATGAATATTGGACAGATCATGGAGACAGCACTAGGCATGGTGGCTGCCAAGCGTGGCGAGCATTATGCGACACCGGTTTTCCAATCGCCGAGCAACGACTTTATCGACGAAGAGCTGGCGAAACTTGGCATCGATCAAGGTTGTACGATGACGCTTTATGATGGTTTAACCGGTGAGCCACTGCGTAATCCTGTCTTTGTGGGATACATGTACTACTTGAAGTTGCACCACTTGGTAGACGACAAGATGCATGCGCGATCGACAGGTCCGTACAGCTTGGTTACCCAGCAACCGTTGGGTGGTAAGGCACAATTTGGAGGTCAACGTTTGGGTGAGATGGAGGTTTGGGCGCTGGAGGCTTATGGCGCGGCCAATACCTTGCAAGAGTTACTTACCGTTAAGTCTGACGATATGAATGGCCGTGCGAAGATTTATGAGGCAATTGTTAAAGGTGAACCGACTAATCCAGCGGGTATTCCAGAGGCCTTTAATGTTATGGTGCAAGAGCTTAGGGGATTGGCGCTCAATCTCTCTCTCTCGGACGCACGTGGAAACCCTGTACCGCTTACCGAACGCGATGAAGAGCTGTTGAGCAAGCGCGGGGAGAGTGGTGCATTTAATAAGTAA
- the rplL gene encoding 50S ribosomal protein L7/L12, which yields MSTEEILSAVEKMTALELSALVKAIEEKFGVSAAAPVMMAAGPAAAAEEEKTEFNVVLKDFEASAKVAVIKAVKSVTGLGLGEAKAMVEQGGATIKEAVSKDQANKIAEELKAAGATVSIE from the coding sequence ATGTCAACGGAAGAGATTTTGAGCGCAGTAGAAAAGATGACTGCTTTGGAGCTATCGGCTTTAGTAAAGGCCATTGAAGAGAAATTTGGAGTAAGTGCTGCTGCTCCTGTAATGATGGCTGCAGGTCCTGCTGCCGCTGCTGAAGAAGAGAAGACTGAATTCAACGTCGTTCTTAAGGATTTTGAAGCTTCTGCTAAGGTTGCTGTCATTAAGGCTGTTAAGTCGGTTACTGGCTTGGGTCTTGGCGAAGCAAAAGCCATGGTCGAGCAAGGTGGCGCAACCATTAAAGAGGCCGTGAGCAAAGATCAGGCTAATAAGATTGCAGAAGAACTTAAGGCTGCTGGAGCAACTGTAAGCATTGAATAG
- the rpoC gene encoding DNA-directed RNA polymerase subunit beta' has protein sequence MKEMAEFDSIRISLASPDQIKAWSYGEVKKPETINYRTLKPEKEGLFCERIFGTTKEWECFCGKFKSIRYKGVVCDRCGVEVTHFKVRRERIGHIELASPVSHIWYYRSVPSRMGLLLDLSMSALRSVLYFEKYIVVDAGDTDLKKMQLLTEEEYSSAKERFGLSFTAGIGAEVIRTLLEQIDLYELASSLRAEMIEKGAKSDKRLLKRLELVEDFRDSGNRPEWMILDVVPVLPPELRPMVQLDGGRFATSDLNDLYRRVINRNNRLKRLITLKAPDIIIRNEKRMLQEAVDALFDNGKKKKAVKGSGNRQLKSLSDMLKGKSGRFRQNLLGKRVDYSGRSVIVVGPNLKLHQCGLPNKMAMELFKPFIMKKLIDRDFVSNIKKAKILVEQEAPEVWNVLDEVVKEHPVLLNRAPTLHRLGMQAFEPVLVEGKAIRLHPLVCTAFNADFDGDQMAVHVPLTQAAQIECWTLMMSTNNLLNPSNGQPVVYPRQDMILGIYYLTKNYLEKEGEKLRYFSGEDEVLMAAERGVLDYHQLCFVRLNNEWVKTTPGRMIFNQNMPDEVPFVNETLGDKQVRRLIAQVYAEHGSYTAVQMLDAIKNTGYRYATFFGASISMNDILVPEEKKSMVEAANKEIVRISEQYKKGHITDEERYQRAIQTWSNANDQLTDLMMKKLEVAKGGFNSVYMMADSGARGSRNQIRQLAAMRGLMNKPNGHIIELPIRSNFKEGLSVIEYFISSNGARKGLSDTALKTAEAGYLTRRLVDIAQDVVINEEDCGTINGLVLAAVKDGEEVIESLSSRLAGRFSLERLAHPVTGDVLIDIGEEITEEGALVIEDLGFDSVKVRSVLACESKYGVCQKCYGRDLARGHLVNVGEAVGTIAAQSIGEPGTQLTMRTFYTGGAASTASEDNKVSFKYDVYIEKIQGNYIELEGSKLLFTRRGSLTLRQVLQSEQIAKDDKLVGDFPRRVVKDEVLMVKAGGKKIHASALGYIDYHGKHIYLMANEQNITIRNGSEVVVKVGQMIPAGEALASFDAFSDPIIAEQSGYMRFVEIELGRTLREETNEDTGATERKITDLSNESAQPRIEILSDHGDVLGVYYLPGHAYLANETQDGAFVEAGTRLARMLKESQKSMDITSGLPRVSELFEARRPRNAAVLSLISGKVHFRGVTKGKRTIVVEDPFGKEFKHQVPMSRYLLVREGDMVEAGEPLCDGATDPHDILQILGEQALQQFLLREVQAVYRMQGVQIHDKHVGIVIRQMMRKMEIVQIGDTGFIYGQQVDKYDFHHENARVHADGGEVAIARPLLLGVTRASLNIGSFISAASFQETTRVLTNAAIAGEVDNLKGLKENVIIGHLIPAGTGMKRYRKMKLSNQEYTDLDDLVQETKENRRLEQELARQRMNEELAEDEVEVESAELDEVYTYENGGDFGMSEIDLDDE, from the coding sequence ATGAAAGAGATGGCAGAGTTTGATAGTATTCGTATTAGTTTGGCAAGTCCTGATCAGATTAAGGCATGGAGCTATGGCGAGGTAAAGAAGCCAGAGACGATTAATTACCGCACGCTAAAGCCAGAAAAAGAGGGGCTCTTTTGTGAGCGTATCTTTGGTACTACGAAGGAGTGGGAGTGCTTTTGTGGTAAGTTTAAATCGATACGCTATAAGGGTGTGGTCTGCGATCGTTGTGGGGTTGAGGTTACGCATTTTAAGGTGCGCCGTGAGCGTATTGGACATATTGAACTTGCCTCGCCGGTGAGCCACATTTGGTACTATCGTAGTGTGCCTAGCCGTATGGGATTACTCTTAGATCTCTCGATGTCGGCATTACGTTCGGTGCTCTACTTTGAGAAGTATATTGTGGTGGACGCGGGCGATACGGATCTTAAAAAGATGCAATTGCTCACCGAAGAGGAGTACTCCAGCGCCAAAGAGCGCTTTGGCTTGAGCTTTACCGCGGGTATTGGTGCGGAGGTGATTCGCACCCTTTTGGAGCAGATTGATCTGTATGAGTTAGCCTCATCTTTGCGTGCCGAGATGATCGAGAAGGGAGCTAAGAGTGATAAGCGCCTTTTAAAGCGCTTGGAGCTGGTAGAAGACTTTCGCGATTCGGGCAACCGACCGGAGTGGATGATCCTTGATGTTGTGCCGGTCTTGCCACCAGAACTACGTCCGATGGTACAGCTTGATGGTGGGCGTTTTGCCACCTCTGACTTAAATGATCTCTATCGCCGTGTGATTAACCGAAACAACCGCCTCAAGCGTTTGATTACGCTAAAGGCCCCTGATATTATTATCCGTAACGAAAAGCGTATGCTTCAAGAGGCGGTTGATGCACTCTTTGATAATGGTAAAAAGAAGAAGGCGGTGAAGGGGTCGGGCAACCGTCAGCTTAAATCGTTAAGTGATATGCTCAAGGGTAAGAGTGGTCGTTTCCGCCAGAACTTGTTGGGTAAGCGTGTTGACTACTCGGGGCGTTCGGTTATCGTGGTTGGGCCAAACCTCAAGCTTCATCAGTGTGGTTTGCCTAATAAGATGGCGATGGAGCTCTTTAAGCCTTTTATTATGAAAAAGCTTATCGACAGAGATTTTGTAAGCAATATTAAAAAAGCAAAAATTTTGGTGGAGCAAGAAGCGCCTGAGGTTTGGAATGTCTTGGACGAAGTAGTTAAAGAGCATCCTGTCCTCTTAAACCGCGCGCCGACCCTGCACCGTTTGGGTATGCAGGCGTTTGAGCCAGTGCTGGTAGAAGGCAAGGCGATTCGTCTGCATCCGCTGGTTTGTACCGCGTTTAATGCCGACTTTGATGGTGATCAGATGGCGGTGCACGTGCCATTGACGCAGGCGGCACAGATTGAGTGTTGGACGTTGATGATGTCGACGAACAACTTGCTCAACCCATCAAATGGTCAACCGGTGGTCTACCCACGTCAGGATATGATTTTGGGTATCTATTACCTTACCAAGAACTACCTTGAGAAAGAGGGCGAAAAGCTCCGCTACTTCTCGGGTGAGGATGAGGTCTTAATGGCTGCCGAGCGTGGGGTATTGGATTATCATCAGCTCTGCTTTGTTCGCCTGAATAATGAGTGGGTCAAGACGACCCCAGGGCGCATGATTTTTAACCAAAATATGCCCGATGAAGTGCCCTTTGTCAACGAGACACTGGGCGATAAGCAGGTGCGTCGTTTGATTGCGCAAGTCTATGCCGAACATGGTTCGTATACCGCGGTGCAGATGTTAGATGCCATTAAGAATACGGGATATCGTTATGCAACCTTCTTTGGTGCCTCTATCTCGATGAATGATATTCTTGTGCCAGAAGAGAAGAAGAGCATGGTGGAGGCCGCCAACAAAGAGATTGTGCGTATCTCTGAACAGTATAAGAAGGGCCATATTACCGATGAAGAGCGCTACCAACGCGCGATTCAGACGTGGTCGAATGCTAACGATCAGCTTACGGATTTGATGATGAAGAAGCTGGAGGTTGCTAAGGGTGGATTTAATAGCGTCTATATGATGGCAGACTCAGGTGCGCGTGGATCGCGTAACCAGATTCGTCAGTTGGCGGCGATGCGTGGTTTGATGAACAAACCCAATGGACATATTATTGAGTTGCCGATTCGTTCTAACTTTAAAGAGGGTCTCTCGGTTATCGAGTACTTTATTTCGAGTAACGGTGCGCGAAAAGGTCTCTCGGATACGGCGCTCAAGACGGCCGAAGCTGGATATTTGACCCGTCGTTTGGTGGACATTGCCCAAGACGTGGTGATCAACGAAGAGGATTGTGGTACGATCAATGGCTTGGTCTTGGCTGCGGTTAAGGATGGAGAAGAGGTTATTGAATCGCTCTCTAGCCGTCTGGCGGGGCGCTTCTCTTTGGAGCGTTTGGCGCATCCAGTTACAGGCGATGTCTTGATAGATATTGGTGAGGAGATTACCGAAGAGGGCGCTCTGGTGATTGAGGATCTTGGCTTTGATTCGGTTAAGGTGCGTTCGGTCTTAGCGTGTGAGTCGAAGTATGGGGTCTGTCAGAAGTGTTATGGACGCGATCTTGCGCGTGGGCACTTGGTCAACGTGGGCGAAGCCGTCGGTACGATCGCTGCCCAGTCGATTGGTGAACCGGGTACCCAGCTAACCATGCGTACTTTCTATACCGGCGGTGCGGCGAGCACGGCGAGTGAAGATAATAAGGTAAGCTTTAAGTACGATGTCTATATCGAGAAGATTCAGGGTAATTACATTGAGCTTGAGGGTTCTAAGCTCCTCTTCACGCGACGTGGATCGTTGACATTGCGTCAGGTATTGCAGAGCGAACAAATCGCTAAAGACGATAAGCTCGTGGGAGATTTTCCTCGTCGGGTGGTTAAAGACGAGGTGCTTATGGTGAAGGCTGGTGGTAAGAAGATCCATGCCTCGGCGCTGGGGTATATTGACTATCATGGTAAGCATATCTATTTGATGGCCAATGAGCAGAATATCACCATCCGTAACGGATCAGAAGTGGTGGTAAAGGTGGGGCAGATGATCCCTGCCGGTGAGGCTTTGGCAAGCTTTGACGCCTTCTCTGACCCCATTATTGCCGAGCAAAGCGGATATATGCGCTTTGTGGAGATTGAGTTGGGGCGTACGTTGCGCGAAGAGACCAATGAAGATACCGGTGCTACCGAGCGTAAAATCACCGATCTCTCCAATGAGTCTGCGCAGCCTCGCATCGAGATTTTGAGCGATCATGGCGATGTTTTGGGTGTCTACTACTTACCGGGACACGCCTATCTTGCGAATGAGACACAAGATGGTGCATTTGTGGAGGCGGGAACGCGTCTGGCGCGTATGCTTAAAGAGAGTCAGAAGTCGATGGACATTACCAGCGGTCTGCCTCGGGTTAGCGAGCTCTTTGAGGCGCGTCGTCCGCGCAATGCCGCTGTCTTGAGTTTGATCTCGGGTAAGGTGCACTTTAGAGGCGTAACCAAGGGCAAGCGTACCATTGTGGTGGAAGATCCCTTTGGCAAAGAATTTAAGCACCAAGTGCCGATGAGTCGCTACTTACTCGTGCGTGAAGGTGATATGGTAGAGGCGGGGGAGCCACTGTGTGATGGCGCGACCGATCCGCATGATATCTTGCAGATTTTGGGCGAACAAGCGCTTCAGCAATTTTTGTTGCGTGAGGTACAGGCGGTCTATCGCATGCAGGGTGTGCAGATTCATGATAAGCACGTGGGTATTGTCATCCGTCAGATGATGCGTAAGATGGAGATTGTTCAGATTGGCGACACGGGCTTTATCTATGGCCAGCAGGTGGATAAGTACGACTTTCACCATGAGAATGCGCGGGTGCATGCCGATGGTGGAGAGGTGGCGATTGCGCGTCCACTCTTGTTGGGTGTTACACGTGCAAGCTTGAATATTGGTAGCTTTATCTCGGCGGCCTCCTTCCAAGAGACAACGCGGGTACTTACCAACGCTGCCATTGCCGGCGAGGTGGATAATCTTAAGGGTCTCAAGGAGAATGTCATCATTGGACACCTTATCCCTGCTGGAACGGGGATGAAGCGCTATCGCAAGATGAAGCTCTCGAATCAGGAGTATACTGACTTGGATGACTTGGTGCAAGAGACGAAAGAGAATCGTCGTCTGGAGCAAGAGTTGGCGCGTCAACGTATGAACGAAGAGCTTGCCGAAGATGAGGTCGAAGTGGAGAGCGCCGAGCTTGACGAGGTTTACACCTACGAAAATGGTGGCGACTTTGGCATGAGCGAAATTGATCTAGACGATGAGTAG